In one Umezawaea sp. Da 62-37 genomic region, the following are encoded:
- a CDS encoding MFS transporter — MQGTDVVDTAGPRLPSEVWVLVVASFIIAIGFGIVAPVLPMYAASFNVGTTAVSAVVSAFALVRLLFAPVSGRLVARFGETHTYIAGILIVALATGACGFATHFWMLLVFRSIAGVGSTMFTVAAVGLLIRLTPAPLRGRASGLWATGFLLGNIAGPIVGAGLVGFSVQTPFVAYAVALIVAALFVWLFLRRSTLAALDQNRTQRTMTVREAIRSGAYRASLASGFANGWAVFGLRISLVPLFVVEALHGSPAVAGVSLSVFAVGNASVLMLSGKLSDSLGRKPMAVAGLAVSAVGTFGMGFTGTVPLFMVASLVAGVGAGLLNPPQNAVVADVIGSKAKGGPVLAAFQMVTDLGAIIGPLLAGVLAERLSYQAAFTVTGAIMVVAIGFWLVAEETRPVDEHVAEVVAGECGALDEGPELPTGSRVGGRPRQPDA; from the coding sequence GTGCAGGGGACCGATGTGGTCGACACCGCTGGACCCCGACTCCCGAGCGAGGTGTGGGTCCTCGTCGTGGCGAGCTTCATCATCGCCATCGGGTTCGGCATCGTGGCCCCCGTGCTGCCGATGTACGCGGCCAGCTTCAACGTCGGCACCACGGCCGTCTCCGCGGTCGTCAGCGCGTTCGCACTGGTCAGGCTGCTGTTCGCGCCGGTCAGCGGGCGGCTGGTCGCGCGGTTCGGCGAGACGCACACCTACATCGCGGGCATTCTCATCGTGGCGCTGGCCACCGGCGCGTGCGGGTTCGCGACGCACTTCTGGATGCTGCTGGTGTTCCGCTCGATCGCGGGCGTCGGCTCCACCATGTTCACCGTCGCCGCGGTCGGCCTGCTGATCCGGCTGACCCCCGCACCGCTGCGCGGCCGCGCGTCCGGGCTGTGGGCGACCGGGTTCCTGCTCGGCAACATCGCCGGCCCCATCGTCGGCGCCGGGCTCGTCGGGTTCTCCGTCCAGACCCCGTTCGTCGCCTACGCCGTGGCGCTGATCGTCGCGGCCCTGTTCGTCTGGCTGTTCCTGCGCCGGTCCACGCTCGCCGCGCTGGACCAGAACAGGACGCAGCGCACGATGACCGTGCGCGAGGCGATCCGGTCCGGCGCCTACCGCGCCTCGCTGGCCTCGGGGTTCGCCAACGGCTGGGCGGTCTTCGGGCTGCGCATCTCGCTGGTGCCGCTGTTCGTCGTCGAGGCGCTGCACGGCAGCCCGGCCGTCGCGGGTGTCTCGCTGTCGGTGTTCGCGGTCGGCAACGCGTCGGTGCTGATGCTGTCCGGCAAGCTCTCCGACAGCCTCGGCCGCAAACCGATGGCCGTCGCCGGGCTCGCCGTGTCGGCCGTCGGCACGTTCGGCATGGGGTTCACCGGCACCGTGCCGCTGTTCATGGTCGCCTCGCTCGTCGCGGGCGTCGGCGCGGGCCTGCTCAACCCGCCGCAGAACGCCGTCGTCGCCGACGTCATCGGCTCGAAGGCCAAGGGCGGCCCCGTGCTCGCCGCGTTCCAGATGGTCACCGACCTCGGCGCCATCATCGGCCCGCTGCTCGCGGGCGTGCTCGCCGAACGGCTCTCCTACCAGGCCGCGTTCACCGTGACCGGCGCCATCATGGTCGTCGCGATCGGCTTCTGGCTGGTCGCCGAGGAAACCAGGCCCGTCGACGAGCACGTCGCCGAAGTCGTGGCGGGGGAGTGCGGCGCACTCGACGAGGGCCCCGAACTGCCCACCGGCTCCCGCGTCGGCGGCCGCCCGCGCCAACCCGACGCGTGA
- a CDS encoding thioredoxin domain-containing protein translates to MGGAERNARKKKQQQQAAKSVAAARGSSGGDRKKILIGVAVVAALAAALIAGVVLNQPSTPEALTPAADLKSLTVPVQRQDDATVLVGKDTAKVTVDVYEDFLCPICGTFEEKYGTQLRDHVEAGDLKIRYHVLPLLVRLSDPEGYSRDSANAAVCAADAGKFPEFHDTLYAKQPEEGSAGYTKAQLAQLGTDLGITGDTFKSCVETGTYDQALDADLDKADATPHLQAERSDGSKGFRGTPAVAVGDQLISLDNENWISDLLKA, encoded by the coding sequence GTGGGTGGGGCTGAGCGGAACGCTCGCAAGAAGAAGCAGCAGCAACAGGCGGCCAAGTCGGTGGCCGCCGCGCGCGGGTCGAGCGGCGGTGACCGCAAGAAGATCCTCATCGGCGTGGCCGTCGTCGCGGCACTCGCCGCCGCGTTGATCGCGGGCGTCGTGCTCAACCAACCGTCCACACCGGAAGCCCTGACCCCGGCCGCCGACCTCAAGTCGCTGACGGTGCCGGTCCAGCGCCAGGACGACGCCACCGTGCTGGTCGGGAAGGACACCGCCAAGGTCACCGTGGACGTGTACGAGGACTTCCTCTGCCCGATCTGCGGCACCTTCGAGGAGAAGTACGGCACCCAGCTCCGCGACCACGTGGAAGCAGGCGACCTGAAGATCCGCTACCACGTGCTGCCACTCCTGGTCCGCCTCTCCGACCCCGAGGGCTACTCCCGCGACAGCGCCAACGCCGCCGTCTGCGCCGCCGACGCGGGCAAGTTCCCCGAGTTCCACGACACCCTCTACGCCAAGCAGCCGGAAGAAGGCAGCGCTGGCTACACCAAGGCCCAACTCGCCCAACTGGGCACCGACCTGGGCATCACCGGCGACACCTTCAAGTCCTGTGTGGAAACCGGCACCTACGACCAGGCACTCGACGCGGACCTCGACAAGGCCGACGCCACCCCCCACCTCCAGGCGGAGCGCAGCGACGGCTCCAAGGGCTTCCGCGGCACCCCGGCAGTCGCCGTGGGCGACCAGCTCATCAGCCTGGACAACGAGAACTGGATCTCCGACCTCCTCAAGGCCTGA